A stretch of Triticum aestivum cultivar Chinese Spring chromosome 1D, IWGSC CS RefSeq v2.1, whole genome shotgun sequence DNA encodes these proteins:
- the LOC123171830 gene encoding ethylene-responsive transcription factor 12-like, which produces MQMLPETRGHRSSGVGGGGAGAGGRADAAAQGHYRGVRKRPWGRYAAEIRDPWKKTRVWLGTYDTAVDAALAYDRAAVALRGPKARTNFAGGHLAPHQQQQACLLAPRPPARPFGGRLDVAHPSPWHFVYFPSRLQEFLAQPLPAGDARDAAPSPPSTVLELRTGPSSCPQFDLNEPPSLMFGS; this is translated from the coding sequence ATGCAAATGCTGCCGGAGACGAGGGGGCACCGGAGCAgcggcgtcggaggcggcggcgccggggcgGGAGGGAGGGCGGACGCGGCGGCGCAGGGGCACTACCGCGGGGTGCGGAAGCGGCCGTGGGGCCGGTACGCGGCGGAGATCCGGGACCCGTGGAAGAAGACGCGGGTGTGGCTCGGCACCTACGACACCGCCGTCGACGCCGCGCTCGCCTACGACCGCGCCGCCGTCGCGCTGCGCGGGCCCAAGGCCAGGACCAACTTCGCCGGCGGCCACCTCGCCCCGCACCAGCAGCAGCAGGCGTGCCTCCTGGCTCCCCGGCCGCCGGCGCGGCCCTTCGGCGGGCGCCTCGACGTCGCCCACCCGTCCCCCTGGCACTTCGTCTACTTCCCGTCCAGGCTGCAGGAGTTCCTCGCGCAGCCGCTGCCGGCGGGTGACGCGAGggacgccgccccgtcgccgccgtccacggTGCTGGAGCTCCGGACGGGGCCCAGCAGCTGCCCCCAGTTCGACCTCAACGAGCCGCCGTCGCTCATGTTTGGGTCGTGA